GGTGTGGGTGGCCGGGTCGGCGCCCCGGGGCAGCCGCTCGTTCTCCACCCGGGCCTTGATCCGGCGGATCTCCACCACCTGCTCGCGGGTCAGCCCGTCGGCCGGGTACCGGACCGGGTCCACCATCGCGGTGAACCGCGCGCCCAGGTCGGCGTCGCCGCAGACGAAGCGGGCCCGCAGCAGCGCCTGCGCCTCCCACACCTTCGACCAGCGGGCGTAGTACTGGGCGTACGCGGCGAGGCTGCGGACCAGCGGGCCCTGCCGTCCCTCGGGGCGCAGGTCGGCGTCGACGCCGAGCGGCGGGTCGGGGGCGGGCATCCCGAGCAGCCGGCGCAGCTCCTCGGCGATGTGGTGCGCGGCGGCGCTGGCCGCGCTCTCGTCCGCCCCGGCGGGCGGCTCGTAGACGAAGAGCACGTCGGCGTCGGAGAGGTAGTTCGACTCGTACCCGCCGAGGCGGCCCATGCCGATCACCGCGAGGCGCAGCCCGGGCAGCGCCGGGTGGGCCGCCCGCGCGGTGCGCAGCGCGGCGGCCAGGGTGGCGTCGGTGACGTCGGAGAGCGCGGTGCCCACGGCGGTGACGTCGGCCAGCGGGGCGGCCGACGAGCCCCGCTCGGGGCGGGGGGCGAGCCCGCCGGCCCGGCTGAGCACGTCGGCGCAGGCGATCCGGACCAGCTCCCGGCGGCGTAGGGCGCGGACCGCGCGGGTGGCCTCGACCGGGTCGTCGTGCCGGGCGGCGGCGGCCGTGAAGCCCTCGCCGAGCACCTCCCGTGGGCGGGGGGCCAGTTCGCTCTCCTCGGCCAGCAGGCGCAGCGCCTCCGGTTCCCGGGCCAGCAGGTCGGCCGCGTACCGGGAGGAGGAGAGCACCCGGGCCAGCCGGCGGGCCACCGGCCCGGAGTCGCGCAGCAGCCGCAGGTACCAGGGGGTGCTGCCGAGCTTGTCCGAGACCTGCCGGTAGTTGAGCAGGCCACGGTCCGGCTCGGGGGCGTCGGCGAACTCGCTGAGCAGCACCGGCAGCAGGGTGCGCTGGATGGCGGCGGTCCGGCTGACCCCGCCGGTGAGGGCCTGGAGGTGGCGCAGCGCCCCGGCCGGGTCGGCGAAGCCGAGGATCTCCAGCCGGTGCCGGGCCGCCTCCGGGGTGAGGCGCAGCCCGTCGGCGGGCACCCGGGCCACCGACTCCAGCAGCGGCCGGTAGAGCAGCTTGGCGTGCAGCCGGCGTACCTCGGTGGCGTGGGCGACCCAGTCGGCGCGGAACGCCTCGACGGCGCTGCGGCCTCCGGTGGCGGTGTAGCCGAGCGCGGCGGCGAGCCAGCGCAGGGCGGCCGGCTCGGTCGGCACGGTGTGGGTACGGCGCAGGGCCTGGAGCTGCAGCCGGTGCTCGACGCCGCGCAGGAAGCGGTACCCGCGCAGCAGCGCCTCGCCGTCGGCCCGGCCGACGTAGCCGCCGGTGACCAGGGCGCGCAGCGCGGGGATGGTGCCGGGGGCCCGCAGCGACTCGTCGCCGCGGCCGTGCACCAGTTGCAGCAGCTGGACGGCGAACTCGATGTCCCGCAGCCCGCCCGGACCGCGCTTGATCTCGCGTTCCAGCTCCTTCGGCGGGATGTTCTCGATGATCTTGCGACGCATCGCCCGGACGTCGGAGACCGCCTCGGGGCGTTCGGCGGCCCGCCACACCAGCGGGGCGAGCGCGTCGGTCCACTGCCGGGCCAGGTCGAGGTCGCCGGCCGCCGGCCGGGCCTTGAGCAGCGCCTGGAACTCCCAGGTGCGGGCCCAGCGCTGGTAGTAGGCGAGGTGGCTGGCGAGGGTGCGCACCAGCGGCCCCCGGTTGCCCTCGGGACGCAGCGCGGCGTCGACCGGCCAGGCGACCAGCCCGCAGACGCCGATCAGCCGGGCGGCGACGGTGGTGCCGGCGGCCAGGTCCGCGTCGTCGGCGGCCACGAAGATCACGTCGACGTCGGAGACGTAGTTCAGCTCGTCGCCGCCGCACTTGCCCATCGCGACCACCGCGAGCCGGGGCCGGGGCGTCCCCTCGGGCAGCTCGTCGACCGCGATCTCGTACGCGGCGGCCAGGGTGGCGTCGGCCAGCGCGGAGAGCGCCGCCATGGTCTGCTCCAGGCCGCGCCCGCCGGTCAGGTCGGCCGCGGCGATCCGCAGCAGCGCCAGCCGGTACGCCTGCCGCAGCACCGCCACCGGCTGGGTGGCGGCGGTGAGCTGCCCGGCGAGGGCCAGGTCGAGCGTGCCGTCGGCGGTGGGGGCGAGCCCGTCCGGGGCGGTGCGCAGCACGGTCCACTGCTCCGGATTGGCGACCAGGTGGTCGCCGAGCGCCGAGGACGCGCCGAGCACGGCGACCAGCCGGCGGCGCAGCCCCGGGTCGTCGCAGAGCGCCGCGATCAGCGCGGACCCGCCGGCCGGGGGCGTGCCGTCCGCGCCGGCCGCAGGACCGGTGGGCGTGGCGCGCCGCTCCGCCTCGACCATCCGGTGCAGCTGGCGCAGGGCCAGGTCCGGGTCGGCGGCCCGGGAGAGCGCCGCCAGCAGCTCGGCGGCCGACTCGTCGGCGGGCTCCTGCTCCTCGGTCCGCCAGAGCCCGAGCCCGTCCGGGCCGAGCAGGTCCGCCGCCCGCGCCCCGCCGTCGCCCTCGGCGAACCCGTACCGGGCGAGGCGTCCCCTGGCCGGTCGGGTCATGTCAGTGCCCGAGCAGGGGCAGGCCGGTGCGGACGGTGTCGTCGTCCAGCTCGCCGAGGGCGAGGGCGGCGAAGCGGATCGCGAACGGCTGCCAGACCTCCTCCACGTCGGCCATCACCCGGGCGCAGGCGGCCACCACCAGTTCCGGGTCGTACCCCAGCTCGGCCAGGAGCGCCGAGTCGCGGGCCCAGTCGGCGATCATCGCGGTGTCGCACTCGATGTGGAACTGCAGGCCCCAGGCCCGGTCGCCGA
This genomic interval from Micromonospora coxensis contains the following:
- a CDS encoding bifunctional [glutamine synthetase] adenylyltransferase/[glutamine synthetase]-adenylyl-L-tyrosine phosphorylase; translated protein: MTRPARGRLARYGFAEGDGGARAADLLGPDGLGLWRTEEQEPADESAAELLAALSRAADPDLALRQLHRMVEAERRATPTGPAAGADGTPPAGGSALIAALCDDPGLRRRLVAVLGASSALGDHLVANPEQWTVLRTAPDGLAPTADGTLDLALAGQLTAATQPVAVLRQAYRLALLRIAAADLTGGRGLEQTMAALSALADATLAAAYEIAVDELPEGTPRPRLAVVAMGKCGGDELNYVSDVDVIFVAADDADLAAGTTVAARLIGVCGLVAWPVDAALRPEGNRGPLVRTLASHLAYYQRWARTWEFQALLKARPAAGDLDLARQWTDALAPLVWRAAERPEAVSDVRAMRRKIIENIPPKELEREIKRGPGGLRDIEFAVQLLQLVHGRGDESLRAPGTIPALRALVTGGYVGRADGEALLRGYRFLRGVEHRLQLQALRRTHTVPTEPAALRWLAAALGYTATGGRSAVEAFRADWVAHATEVRRLHAKLLYRPLLESVARVPADGLRLTPEAARHRLEILGFADPAGALRHLQALTGGVSRTAAIQRTLLPVLLSEFADAPEPDRGLLNYRQVSDKLGSTPWYLRLLRDSGPVARRLARVLSSSRYAADLLAREPEALRLLAEESELAPRPREVLGEGFTAAAARHDDPVEATRAVRALRRRELVRIACADVLSRAGGLAPRPERGSSAAPLADVTAVGTALSDVTDATLAAALRTARAAHPALPGLRLAVIGMGRLGGYESNYLSDADVLFVYEPPAGADESAASAAAHHIAEELRRLLGMPAPDPPLGVDADLRPEGRQGPLVRSLAAYAQYYARWSKVWEAQALLRARFVCGDADLGARFTAMVDPVRYPADGLTREQVVEIRRIKARVENERLPRGADPATHTKLGRGGLADVEWAVQLLQLRHAGAHPALRGTRTLDALAAARDAGLVDPTDAAEMAAGWTLAAQVRNALMLVRGRAGDQLPRHGVELAGVVRLLGHDDPGEFLDEYLRTGRRSRAAMQRVMES